One Candidatus Polarisedimenticolia bacterium genomic region harbors:
- a CDS encoding phage tail protein, with amino-acid sequence MACAMLVMLAVNASAISLPDRVDAATRQDAITAARFGISIDGVQIASFSELQGIASSIELVTSDDGPLLERGTKSFAVVLRRPLNRDLSMAAWHELVILGDVAAARKSCSLIMYDADNKPVARYYLENAWPSKLEIGTFKAGSTEELMETVTMTCEFIQRVSV; translated from the coding sequence ATGGCATGCGCGATGCTTGTGATGCTGGCGGTGAATGCCTCGGCGATATCCCTTCCGGACCGTGTGGATGCCGCCACGAGACAGGACGCGATCACCGCGGCCCGGTTCGGCATCAGCATCGACGGAGTCCAAATTGCCTCATTTTCGGAGCTGCAGGGAATCGCGTCTTCGATCGAGCTGGTGACCTCGGATGACGGGCCGCTGCTCGAGCGCGGCACCAAGTCGTTCGCCGTCGTTCTGCGCCGACCCCTGAATCGAGACCTCTCGATGGCAGCGTGGCACGAGCTGGTCATCCTCGGAGATGTGGCGGCCGCTCGAAAGAGCTGCTCGTTGATCATGTACGACGCCGACAACAAGCCGGTCGCCCGGTACTACCTCGAGAATGCCTGGCCCTCGAAGCTCGAGATCGGGACCTTCAAAGCGGGCTCGACGGAGGAACTGATGGAAACGGTGACGATGACCTGCGAGTTCATTCAGCGCGTCTCGGTCTAG
- a CDS encoding DUF169 domain-containing protein, translating into MTDFRKMDRQFSEILGLQRRPVAVAFRKTAPAGVEKFTGTEPSGCSFWRIAAEGRTFYTVPSDHYNCPIGSYTHNLPLPQDRAQELDQVLSFMVELGYIKMKEVPWIPQLSEPPGVVIYAPLGDTPLDPDVVIFSGRPGRVMLLQEAALRAGVGAPAPLFGRPTCMALPAALTSGVVASAGCTGNRIYTDVGEDEMYVAVPGGHLGRIADEAQTIATANARLSEYHRERRQALATE; encoded by the coding sequence ATGACGGATTTTCGCAAAATGGATCGGCAGTTCTCCGAAATCCTCGGCCTGCAGCGCCGACCGGTGGCGGTTGCGTTCCGCAAGACCGCCCCCGCAGGCGTGGAGAAGTTCACCGGGACGGAGCCTTCGGGATGCAGCTTCTGGCGGATCGCCGCAGAGGGACGGACCTTCTACACCGTCCCGAGCGACCATTACAACTGTCCGATCGGCAGCTACACCCACAATCTCCCGCTCCCGCAGGACCGCGCCCAGGAGCTCGACCAGGTCCTCTCCTTCATGGTCGAGCTCGGCTACATCAAGATGAAGGAGGTTCCCTGGATCCCCCAGCTTTCCGAGCCGCCCGGTGTCGTGATCTACGCGCCCCTCGGGGACACACCGCTCGACCCGGACGTGGTGATCTTCTCGGGCCGGCCCGGCCGCGTGATGCTCCTTCAGGAAGCGGCCTTGCGTGCCGGTGTCGGGGCGCCGGCCCCGCTGTTCGGCCGTCCCACGTGCATGGCGCTCCCCGCCGCCCTCACCTCCGGTGTCGTCGCCAGCGCCGGGTGCACCGGAAACCGCATCTACACCGATGTGGGCGAGGACGAGATGTACGTCGCCGTTCCGGGAGGACATCTCGGCAGAATCGCCGACGAGGCGCAGACCATCGCCACGGCCAACGCCAGGCTGTCCGAATACCATCGCGAGCGCCGGCAGGCGCTGGCTACGGAGTAG
- a CDS encoding aminotransferase class III-fold pyridoxal phosphate-dependent enzyme — MPAPGVDPAKVARVRDQELKKLVDARPRTMALIERARACMPNGVPMVWMATDNEVPVYVDRGEGAAFTDVDGHRYLDVNVADMSMFCGYAHPAIVDAVALRARAGTQFLLPSPEAVEVAEELAGRYPVPFWQFTLSASQANVEAIRVARAATGREVALLFDGHYHGHFDEGLIDLQDGRLVPAQRGLVKATSGKVRIAQFNDTDGLRRALEPRDVAIVLTEPALTNNVHLLMPRPGWHEALRALTRETGTVLAIDETHTHVVGPGGATGWFHLEPDIVTIGKSIAGGVPLGAYGLIEPLAAEIDIKRKGFAATGGTLFGNPLSMAASRAALKQVLTPAAYEHTASLGARLAEGIDTAIRDARLPWTAQRFGPRSGHWYGPEPQTGQQALALRDTLLTGTQRIWMANRGVWEALPGAGPTMAVPSGTADVDRYLDAYGSFLRAVAG, encoded by the coding sequence ATGCCCGCGCCCGGAGTCGATCCCGCGAAAGTCGCCAGGGTCCGCGACCAGGAGCTGAAAAAGCTCGTCGACGCGCGTCCGCGCACGATGGCCCTGATCGAGCGCGCCCGGGCGTGCATGCCGAACGGCGTCCCCATGGTCTGGATGGCGACGGACAACGAGGTCCCGGTCTACGTCGATCGCGGCGAAGGGGCCGCCTTCACCGACGTCGACGGGCACCGCTACCTCGACGTCAACGTGGCCGACATGTCGATGTTCTGCGGGTACGCCCATCCCGCGATCGTCGACGCGGTCGCGCTGCGCGCCCGGGCGGGGACGCAGTTCCTTCTGCCGAGCCCGGAGGCGGTCGAGGTCGCGGAGGAGCTGGCCGGCCGCTACCCGGTCCCCTTCTGGCAGTTCACCCTGTCCGCGAGCCAGGCGAACGTCGAGGCGATCCGGGTGGCGCGCGCCGCGACCGGACGTGAGGTCGCGCTCCTGTTCGACGGCCACTACCACGGGCATTTCGACGAGGGGCTGATCGACCTGCAGGATGGCCGGCTCGTGCCGGCCCAGCGGGGGCTGGTCAAGGCGACCTCCGGCAAGGTCCGGATCGCCCAGTTCAACGACACCGACGGCCTGCGGCGGGCGCTCGAGCCGCGGGACGTCGCCATCGTCCTCACGGAGCCGGCGCTCACCAACAACGTCCATCTCCTGATGCCCCGGCCGGGCTGGCACGAGGCGCTGCGCGCCCTGACGCGCGAGACCGGAACGGTCCTCGCCATCGACGAGACCCACACGCACGTCGTCGGGCCCGGCGGCGCGACCGGCTGGTTCCACCTCGAGCCCGATATCGTCACGATCGGCAAGTCGATCGCCGGGGGAGTGCCTCTCGGCGCCTACGGCCTGATCGAGCCCCTCGCCGCCGAGATCGACATCAAGCGCAAGGGGTTCGCCGCCACCGGCGGCACGCTGTTCGGCAACCCGCTCTCGATGGCCGCCTCGCGCGCCGCGCTGAAGCAGGTGCTCACCCCGGCCGCTTACGAGCACACCGCCTCGCTCGGGGCCCGCCTCGCCGAGGGGATCGACACCGCCATCCGGGACGCCCGCCTCCCGTGGACCGCGCAGCGCTTCGGCCCCCGTTCAGGCCACTGGTACGGGCCGGAGCCGCAGACCGGCCAGCAGGCCCTGGCGCTCCGCGACACTTTGCTCACGGGCACCCAAAGGATCTGGATGGCGAACCGCGGCGTCTGGGAGGCGCTTCCGGGCGCGGGCCCGACGATGGCGGTGCCGTCCGGCACGGCCGACGTGGACCGCTATCTCGACGCGTACGGCTCGTTCCTGCGCGCGGTGGCGGGTTGA
- a CDS encoding DUF1287 domain-containing protein: MRPPHHRRSVGRFPGTMMTFIVLLMLAASRPATAELQPSRIARILSGAYQQIGATLYYDGSYRSISFPGGDVPIERGVCTDVIVRAYRQAGIDLQLLVHQDMSRAFGSYPRLWGLSQPDPNIDHRRVPNLATFFRRNGQTVSVSYRPQDYRAGDLVTWRLASGVPHIGIISDRLQDGNPLVVHNIGAGVQVEDVLFSYEITGHYRYDP, translated from the coding sequence ATGCGCCCGCCGCACCATCGCCGGAGCGTCGGACGCTTTCCTGGGACCATGATGACTTTCATCGTGCTGCTGATGCTTGCGGCTTCGCGACCCGCCACAGCCGAGCTGCAACCTTCAAGAATCGCCCGGATTCTGAGCGGGGCCTACCAACAAATCGGCGCGACGCTTTACTACGATGGGAGCTACCGTTCCATCTCCTTTCCCGGAGGCGATGTGCCGATCGAGCGAGGTGTCTGCACGGACGTCATTGTTCGAGCCTATCGCCAGGCAGGCATCGACCTTCAGCTTCTCGTCCATCAAGACATGTCACGTGCCTTCGGGTCCTATCCACGCCTGTGGGGTCTCTCCCAGCCGGATCCGAACATCGACCACCGTCGCGTTCCCAACCTCGCCACGTTTTTCAGGCGGAACGGTCAGACAGTCTCAGTATCCTACCGGCCTCAGGACTATCGCGCCGGCGATCTCGTCACATGGCGCCTTGCTTCAGGCGTCCCCCACATTGGGATCATCTCGGACCGCTTGCAGGACGGGAACCCCCTCGTTGTGCACAACATCGGAGCCGGCGTCCAGGTCGAGGACGTGCTGTTTTCCTACGAAATCACGGGGCACTATCGCTATGATCCGTGA
- a CDS encoding isoprenylcysteine carboxylmethyltransferase family protein, translating into MRPLPFVWPYAGVFWIAFVWAFWPEFGILRRAQRSGSSTDSRSLQVILVGMQVAYLGAFPLAWVPEFRLASAHQVAVFWFGMALLASGSLLRRHCWRMLGASFTGDVRVRPDQEVVTRGAYAILRHPSYTGGILINTGIGVALGSWASALLLAVTSFAVYGYRIAVEERALLAAIGEPYRKFMSTRKRLIPFVY; encoded by the coding sequence ATGAGACCTCTGCCGTTCGTATGGCCCTACGCCGGTGTCTTCTGGATCGCATTCGTCTGGGCTTTCTGGCCAGAATTCGGCATCCTCCGCCGTGCCCAGCGGTCGGGGAGCTCCACCGACTCCAGATCGCTTCAGGTCATCCTGGTCGGCATGCAGGTTGCCTATTTAGGTGCATTTCCATTGGCCTGGGTGCCGGAGTTTCGACTCGCCTCGGCGCACCAGGTCGCGGTCTTCTGGTTCGGCATGGCGTTGCTGGCTTCCGGCAGCCTGCTTCGGCGCCATTGCTGGCGCATGCTTGGAGCATCCTTCACCGGCGACGTGCGCGTCCGGCCCGATCAGGAGGTCGTCACGCGCGGCGCCTATGCGATACTCCGCCACCCGTCGTACACCGGTGGCATCCTGATCAACACGGGGATCGGTGTCGCCCTCGGGAGCTGGGCCTCGGCGCTGCTGCTGGCCGTCACGTCCTTCGCGGTGTATGGCTACCGCATCGCGGTCGAGGAGCGCGCGTTGCTGGCGGCCATCGGTGAGCCGTATCGGAAGTTCATGAGCACGCGGAAGCGTCTCATCCCGTTCGTCTACTAG
- a CDS encoding amidohydrolase family protein, with translation MPLAILLLGVSAAAGGASDTRPPIIDVHLHAYGAREWSHSGPNPVTGRPAPATAEAHMRATLAAMERYNIVLGIVSGPLDAVGRWKAAAGPGKILGSPEFGQPDMDFWGYPLPAMDALRTLFTGGQLGAMAEVTAQYAGLSPSDPALDPYFRLAEELDIPVGIHTGTSFPGTPYECCPKFRVALGNPLLLEDLLVRHPKLRIYIMHGGEPWRRETIALLQMYPQVYMDVAVINWIGGPKSIPEFHAFLKEMLAQGFGKRLMFGTDQMRWPEAIGAAIDAVESASFLSREQKRDVMYNNAARFLRLGGGSPGP, from the coding sequence ATGCCGTTGGCTATCCTCCTGTTGGGAGTTTCTGCAGCGGCCGGCGGGGCGAGCGACACACGGCCACCGATCATCGACGTTCACCTTCATGCCTACGGCGCGCGCGAGTGGTCCCATTCGGGCCCGAACCCGGTAACGGGGAGGCCCGCGCCCGCCACGGCCGAGGCACACATGCGCGCGACGCTGGCCGCCATGGAGCGATACAACATCGTGCTGGGCATCGTCAGCGGTCCGCTCGACGCCGTCGGGCGATGGAAGGCGGCTGCCGGCCCGGGGAAGATCCTCGGGTCCCCGGAGTTCGGCCAGCCCGACATGGACTTCTGGGGCTACCCGCTGCCTGCGATGGATGCGCTCCGGACGCTCTTCACGGGTGGCCAGCTGGGCGCCATGGCGGAGGTCACGGCACAGTATGCCGGCCTGTCACCGAGCGACCCGGCGCTGGATCCGTATTTCAGGCTCGCGGAGGAACTTGATATCCCGGTGGGAATCCATACGGGCACGAGTTTCCCCGGGACCCCCTATGAGTGCTGCCCCAAGTTTCGGGTCGCGCTCGGGAATCCGCTCCTTCTGGAAGACCTGCTGGTCAGGCACCCGAAGCTCCGCATCTACATCATGCATGGCGGTGAACCTTGGAGGAGGGAGACGATCGCCCTCTTGCAGATGTACCCGCAAGTCTACATGGACGTGGCGGTCATCAACTGGATCGGTGGCCCGAAGAGCATTCCGGAGTTCCACGCCTTCCTCAAGGAGATGCTCGCCCAGGGTTTCGGGAAGCGTTTGATGTTCGGAACCGACCAGATGCGCTGGCCCGAGGCAATCGGCGCGGCCATCGACGCCGTCGAGTCGGCCAGCTTCCTGTCCCGAGAGCAGAAGCGGGACGTCATGTACAACAACGCCGCACGGTTCCTGCGATTGGGCGGCGGTTCACCCGGCCCGTAG
- a CDS encoding tetratricopeptide repeat protein, with the protein MRRIVGLAVLVGVSLVFMPRDLRASGGSHAPRSGGSSSMPSAPKKTPEQQAVDHYNAGLKIRDKALALLKQASEASEEKDRTKLETKARQEFGKAIAQFRTATEKDPKFYPAHSDLGFALRKTGDYSGALQAYDRALAISPAYAPAIEYRGEAYLNLDRMEDAKNAYMALFPSDRGQADVLLKAMKGWVEKRRAEPGSMTPDAVQEFSAWVAQREELAGQTPSVSELHQRKW; encoded by the coding sequence GTGCGGAGGATCGTGGGACTTGCGGTGCTGGTCGGCGTCTCCCTCGTGTTCATGCCCCGGGATCTTCGGGCTTCGGGCGGGTCACATGCGCCGCGATCGGGCGGCTCCTCATCCATGCCGTCGGCCCCCAAGAAGACACCGGAGCAACAGGCGGTGGATCACTACAACGCCGGCCTCAAGATTCGGGACAAGGCCCTGGCCCTCCTGAAGCAGGCGTCCGAGGCCAGCGAGGAGAAGGACCGAACGAAGCTGGAAACGAAGGCGCGGCAGGAGTTCGGGAAGGCCATCGCCCAGTTCCGGACGGCGACCGAGAAGGACCCCAAGTTCTACCCGGCCCATAGCGACCTGGGATTCGCCCTGCGAAAGACGGGGGATTACTCCGGCGCGCTGCAGGCCTATGACCGGGCCCTCGCCATCTCGCCGGCCTACGCGCCCGCCATCGAATACCGGGGGGAGGCGTACCTGAACCTCGACCGGATGGAGGACGCCAAGAACGCCTACATGGCGCTCTTCCCGAGCGATCGCGGCCAGGCCGACGTGCTCCTCAAGGCGATGAAGGGATGGGTCGAGAAGCGCCGGGCCGAGCCGGGCTCAATGACCCCCGACGCGGTCCAGGAGTTTTCCGCCTGGGTGGCGCAGCGGGAAGAGCTCGCCGGGCAGACGCCCAGCGTGTCGGAGCTGCATCAGCGGAAGTGGTAG
- a CDS encoding exo-alpha-sialidase produces the protein MPERVILSIGTKKGVFVAQASNTRRSFALRGPFGQGVAVYATLIDARGKPTLYASSCNAFFGMKVLRSTDLGKSFKETKSAPAFPKDDGRALINIWSLEAGDGKNDLWCGVEPASLFRSGDGGDSWEMVPGISNHEHARKWQPGNGGLCMHTILRDGNRVHLGISTGGHYLSEDGGRTFKASNQGIGAGFTPDPYPEFGQCVHKIVGHPDAPGRLYIQNHGGWAEWDGPGGRRPGIGVLRSDDHGRTWRSIAKGLPSDFGFPMVVHPHDADTAYVAPLVPMTRTCPDGAPAIWRTEDGGGSWKRLARGLPKKDSYFTILRDAMDVDYLKSPALYLGTTTGQLWIGRDGGEKWDCLFDSLPPINCVKVAVV, from the coding sequence ATGCCGGAACGAGTCATTCTCAGCATCGGGACCAAGAAGGGTGTCTTCGTGGCCCAGGCGTCGAACACCCGGCGCAGCTTCGCGCTGCGCGGGCCCTTCGGACAGGGCGTGGCGGTCTACGCGACCTTGATCGACGCCCGCGGAAAGCCGACTCTCTACGCCTCGAGCTGCAACGCCTTCTTCGGCATGAAGGTCCTGCGCTCGACGGATCTCGGGAAATCGTTCAAGGAGACGAAGTCGGCCCCCGCCTTCCCGAAGGACGACGGCCGGGCGCTCATCAACATCTGGTCCCTCGAAGCGGGCGACGGCAAGAACGACCTGTGGTGCGGCGTCGAGCCGGCTTCGCTCTTCCGCAGCGGCGACGGCGGAGACTCCTGGGAGATGGTCCCGGGCATCAGCAACCACGAGCATGCGCGGAAGTGGCAGCCCGGGAACGGCGGGCTCTGCATGCACACCATCCTGCGCGACGGGAACCGGGTCCACCTCGGCATCTCCACCGGCGGGCACTACCTGAGCGAAGACGGCGGCCGGACGTTCAAGGCGTCCAACCAGGGCATCGGCGCCGGCTTCACGCCGGATCCCTATCCTGAATTCGGCCAGTGCGTCCACAAGATCGTCGGCCACCCGGACGCTCCCGGACGGCTCTATATTCAGAACCACGGGGGCTGGGCCGAATGGGACGGGCCCGGCGGGCGCCGCCCGGGCATCGGCGTCCTGCGCAGCGACGACCACGGCCGCACCTGGCGGTCGATCGCCAAGGGGCTCCCCTCCGATTTCGGCTTCCCCATGGTCGTGCATCCGCATGACGCCGACACGGCCTACGTCGCGCCGCTCGTGCCGATGACGCGCACCTGCCCGGATGGCGCCCCGGCGATCTGGCGCACCGAGGATGGCGGCGGCTCGTGGAAGCGCCTCGCGCGCGGCCTGCCGAAGAAGGACAGCTACTTCACCATTCTGCGCGACGCGATGGACGTCGACTATCTCAAGTCCCCGGCTCTCTACCTTGGGACCACGACGGGGCAGCTCTGGATCGGGCGGGACGGCGGCGAGAAGTGGGACTGCCTGTTCGACTCGCTCCCGCCCATCAACTGCGTGAAAGTCGCCGTGGTCTGA
- a CDS encoding MoaD/ThiS family protein: protein MSITVYVPPPLRVYCGRVSEISLSAPTVRAALEELERSHPSLYINICDETGKVRRHVNLFVNTSHVRDRDGLDTALAPGDVLTILPAVSGG from the coding sequence ATGAGCATCACCGTCTACGTGCCGCCGCCGTTGCGCGTCTACTGCGGACGCGTCTCGGAGATATCCCTGTCGGCCCCCACCGTTCGCGCCGCCCTCGAGGAGCTCGAGCGGAGCCATCCGTCGCTGTACATCAACATCTGCGACGAGACCGGCAAGGTGCGCCGGCACGTCAATCTGTTCGTGAACACGTCTCACGTGCGCGACCGGGATGGGCTCGATACCGCGCTGGCACCCGGAGACGTCCTCACCATTCTTCCCGCAGTCTCAGGAGGCTGA
- a CDS encoding energy transducer TonB, translated as MRGRFLPWIAGAALSALLVPGRLSAEPPADAADPLEGIDTEYQKAARLTTYFPWSDRWPPPAIDICPIATRHDSGTKRLLLRVAMRDVSDWNMGILEMAIDGSPTTLDLSEAGKPRLDLGGCHSTAEVDLPGHEEVLRRIASASDVEAGYGEGRRRKVYRFAPEDFDRFRRVLALYSLETLPPARLDIDQAPGPAGPGSSAKDISPPEIIPESRVPIKFPPKVMAKKPKGALIVRARVFRDGSVGKIRVVRPAGGACGLEEEALAAISQWKYLPGKEKGQPVDVDLTIAIDFFGPSTQPEDNFMRGIESRGSRPRKPPHP; from the coding sequence ATGCGGGGACGATTCCTGCCATGGATCGCCGGGGCGGCACTGAGCGCTCTCCTCGTACCGGGTCGCCTGAGCGCTGAACCCCCCGCGGATGCGGCGGATCCGCTCGAGGGGATCGACACCGAGTACCAGAAGGCGGCCAGGCTGACCACGTACTTCCCCTGGTCCGACCGCTGGCCCCCTCCCGCCATCGATATCTGTCCAATCGCGACCCGCCATGACTCCGGGACGAAACGACTTCTGCTGCGAGTCGCCATGCGCGATGTCTCCGATTGGAACATGGGAATCCTCGAGATGGCCATCGATGGCAGCCCGACCACCCTCGACCTGAGCGAGGCCGGCAAGCCGAGGCTCGACCTCGGAGGATGTCACTCGACCGCCGAGGTGGACCTCCCCGGGCACGAGGAGGTGCTGCGGCGCATCGCATCTGCGTCCGACGTGGAGGCCGGCTACGGCGAAGGGAGGCGAAGGAAAGTCTATCGCTTCGCGCCGGAGGACTTCGATCGCTTCCGCCGGGTGCTGGCCCTCTACAGCCTGGAAACACTGCCTCCGGCGAGGCTCGACATCGATCAGGCTCCCGGGCCCGCCGGGCCGGGTAGCTCGGCCAAGGACATCTCCCCTCCTGAGATCATTCCGGAGTCCCGGGTACCCATCAAATTTCCGCCCAAGGTCATGGCGAAGAAACCGAAGGGAGCGCTGATCGTTCGGGCACGCGTATTTCGCGACGGCTCGGTCGGGAAAATCCGCGTGGTGAGGCCCGCCGGGGGAGCCTGCGGTCTCGAGGAGGAAGCGCTCGCGGCGATCAGTCAGTGGAAGTACCTGCCAGGCAAGGAAAAGGGACAGCCCGTCGACGTCGATCTCACGATCGCGATCGATTTTTTCGGGCCATCGACGCAACCTGAGGACAATTTCATGCGGGGCATCGAAAGCCGGGGGAGCCGCCCGCGCAAGCCGCCGCACCCGTGA
- a CDS encoding MbnH family di-heme enzyme — protein MVAQAVPPPPPAYEWRLPPGFPAPRVPADNPMTPAKVELGRRLFHDRVLSGNGTYACASCHRRELAFTDGRARAVGSTGELHPRSAMSLANVAYSATLTWADSRLTRLEDQARIPMLNEHPVELGLSGREDEVLRRLRADPGYPGMFSAAFPDDPDPVSLSSVTRAIASFERTLISGDSPYDRLVYRDDTGALSESAKRGMRLFFSERLNCSRCHGGFTFSGPVVFEGGQPIPPTFHNNGLYNLGGDGGYPGDNPGLFAITGRKEDMGRFRAPTLRNIGLTAPYMHDGSIATLTEVIEHYARGGRLVPDGPLAGDGRDSPRKSELVRGFDLDARGKADLVEFLKSLTDRAFVGDPRFAAPPPSRSLPD, from the coding sequence GTGGTAGCCCAGGCGGTCCCTCCCCCGCCTCCGGCCTACGAGTGGCGTCTTCCGCCGGGGTTCCCCGCCCCCAGGGTCCCCGCCGACAACCCGATGACCCCGGCCAAGGTCGAGCTGGGGCGGCGCCTCTTTCATGACCGCGTCCTGTCCGGGAACGGCACCTATGCCTGCGCCTCCTGCCACCGCCGGGAGCTGGCGTTCACCGACGGCCGGGCCCGCGCGGTCGGCTCCACCGGCGAGCTGCATCCCCGAAGCGCGATGAGCCTGGCCAACGTCGCCTACAGCGCGACGCTGACCTGGGCCGATTCGCGCCTCACCCGGCTCGAGGACCAGGCCCGCATCCCCATGCTCAACGAGCACCCGGTGGAGCTCGGCCTCTCCGGGCGCGAAGACGAGGTCCTTCGCCGCCTTCGTGCGGATCCCGGTTATCCCGGGATGTTTTCCGCGGCCTTCCCCGATGACCCCGACCCGGTAAGCCTGTCGAGCGTCACCCGGGCCATCGCATCCTTCGAGAGGACGCTGATCTCGGGCGATTCCCCCTACGACCGGCTCGTCTACCGGGACGACACCGGCGCCCTCTCCGAGTCCGCGAAGCGCGGCATGCGACTCTTCTTCTCGGAACGCCTGAACTGCTCGCGCTGCCATGGGGGGTTCACCTTCTCGGGGCCTGTCGTCTTCGAAGGCGGCCAACCGATTCCTCCCACGTTCCACAACAACGGACTGTACAACCTGGGGGGCGACGGCGGCTATCCCGGCGACAACCCGGGTCTCTTCGCGATCACCGGCCGCAAGGAAGACATGGGCCGCTTCCGGGCCCCCACCCTGCGCAACATCGGGCTGACCGCCCCCTACATGCACGACGGCAGCATCGCGACTCTCACCGAGGTCATCGAGCATTACGCCCGGGGTGGTCGGCTCGTCCCGGACGGGCCCCTCGCGGGCGACGGCCGCGACAGCCCGCGCAAGAGCGAGCTCGTGCGTGGCTTCGACCTCGACGCCCGCGGCAAGGCGGACCTGGTCGAGTTCCTCAAGAGCCTCACCGACAGGGCGTTCGTCGGCGATCCCCGGTTCGCGGCTCCCCCGCCGTCGCGCTCGCTCCCGGATTGA
- a CDS encoding tetratricopeptide repeat protein, producing MKRSTCRSHGNVRKITVNPRGVLLAIVVAISPGLDAWAGLDEGMAAYQRGDYQTALRELQPLAERGVFEAQFVLGVMYGDGQGVAKNSSESLKWLRRAADQGYADAQVALGSRYSLGWEGVPEDDAEAVKWYRRAAEQGNSVAQHNLGSMYSVGRGVAQDYVLAYMWWSLYANSLPAGEVRDRAVSKGDRILPRMTKDQIAKAKDLARKFVPRQERAAFPLPGATPSISAAAANKIVPPGGTIDGKTIAEFAAEWWKWSQSVPEDQDPVDDETGRHCAVGQRGPIWFLAGGYDSSKKQRACEVPSGKYIFFPVINKLAWPRDRDRHFSCDDAKRKAAIADERTVELFVVIDGSALDDVKRFRASSDKCFNMQEWIAPGRGTHDAYPSATDGYWIMLEPMSEGQHSIAFGGRRSGETIQDIRYQLTIK from the coding sequence ATGAAACGATCGACCTGCAGAAGCCACGGCAATGTCAGAAAGATCACAGTGAACCCCCGGGGCGTGCTGCTCGCCATTGTGGTTGCCATCAGTCCTGGTTTGGACGCCTGGGCGGGGCTCGACGAGGGTATGGCGGCCTATCAACGTGGCGACTACCAAACCGCCCTGCGCGAATTGCAGCCGCTCGCTGAGCGCGGCGTGTTTGAGGCACAGTTTGTCTTGGGGGTCATGTACGGTGACGGCCAAGGCGTCGCGAAGAACTCTTCAGAAAGTCTCAAATGGCTCCGGCGGGCCGCTGACCAAGGCTACGCCGATGCTCAGGTTGCCTTGGGCAGCAGATACTCCCTCGGATGGGAGGGGGTCCCAGAGGACGATGCGGAAGCGGTGAAATGGTACCGGCGTGCCGCTGAGCAAGGCAACTCAGTTGCTCAGCACAACCTTGGCAGCATGTACTCTGTCGGCCGTGGCGTTGCCCAGGATTACGTTCTTGCGTACATGTGGTGGAGCCTGTACGCGAACAGTCTGCCAGCAGGTGAGGTGCGGGATCGAGCGGTGAGCAAGGGGGACCGCATTCTGCCCCGAATGACCAAGGATCAGATCGCCAAAGCCAAGGACCTGGCAAGGAAGTTCGTGCCGCGGCAAGAGCGCGCTGCTTTCCCACTTCCTGGCGCGACGCCTTCAATCTCCGCGGCCGCGGCGAACAAGATCGTACCTCCCGGGGGGACCATCGACGGCAAGACGATAGCTGAGTTCGCGGCCGAATGGTGGAAATGGTCGCAGTCGGTACCTGAGGACCAGGATCCCGTCGATGATGAGACCGGCCGCCACTGCGCTGTCGGGCAACGGGGACCGATCTGGTTCCTCGCCGGCGGATATGATTCTTCAAAAAAGCAAAGAGCGTGCGAGGTCCCGTCCGGCAAGTACATCTTCTTCCCGGTGATCAACAAACTGGCCTGGCCTCGCGATCGGGACCGGCACTTCTCGTGCGACGACGCGAAACGGAAGGCCGCCATCGCCGATGAGCGGACGGTGGAACTGTTCGTCGTGATCGATGGCTCGGCCCTGGACGATGTGAAGCGCTTCCGCGCTAGCAGTGACAAGTGTTTCAACATGCAGGAGTGGATTGCACCCGGACGAGGCACCCACGACGCGTACCCCTCCGCAACGGACGGGTACTGGATCATGCTGGAGCCGATGTCCGAGGGGCAGCATTCGATCGCGTTTGGCGGGCGGCGAAGTGGAGAGACGATTCAGGATATCCGGTACCAGCTCACGATCAAGTAA